From Candidatus Nomurabacteria bacterium, one genomic window encodes:
- a CDS encoding penicillin-binding protein 2, which translates to MNRKKLTVRIRLLSGVIILGGLVLLGRLYQIQIVNAEQYQAKADSQYVHTKTDLYSRGSILFTTRDGTTLSAAAIQSGYVLAANPEHFTMPAEQFCQLLSGYLADGVERCTERVSAEGRTYVELNDRISAEQSEAIEALDIDGAQLYKNQWRYYPGGSLAARSIGFIGYADEGTELRGKYGLERQYDDVLFEKRQVLSVNFFAELFSNLGELVYKKDDVRTGDVVTTLEPSVARMLDSILQETNDQYESELTGAIIMDPNTGEIIAMNAVPGFDLNDRGGATIDQFRNPLVEDVYEMGSIIKPLTMAAGLDSGAILPYSTYYDAGFIEVDDYTIRNFDGRGRGTVPMQEILNQSLNTGVSWVVGQMGKDRFRDYFLSYKLGSETGIDLPNEVHGLVDNLQSPRDVEYATASFGQGIAMTPVETVRALATLGNGGKLVTPHLVKRIEYDDGEVKEVRYPEGKQVLKPETGEEISRMLSIVVDDALRNGTVALPHHTIGAKTGTAQIPDPVNGGYYEDKFLHSFFGYFPAFEPKFIIFMYTVEPKGVRYASETLTTPFMEITKFLINYYSIPPDR; encoded by the coding sequence ATGAACCGCAAAAAACTGACAGTGCGAATCCGATTGCTTTCGGGGGTGATTATCCTCGGGGGTTTGGTGTTGTTGGGGCGGTTGTATCAGATCCAGATCGTCAACGCAGAGCAGTATCAAGCAAAAGCTGATAGTCAGTATGTGCATACCAAGACCGACTTGTATTCTCGTGGGTCTATTTTGTTTACCACCCGCGACGGCACGACACTCTCAGCGGCCGCAATTCAGTCAGGATATGTCCTTGCTGCTAATCCAGAACACTTCACCATGCCGGCTGAGCAGTTTTGCCAGTTGCTTTCAGGGTACCTGGCAGACGGAGTTGAACGCTGTACGGAGCGAGTCAGTGCTGAAGGGCGAACCTACGTGGAGCTTAATGACCGTATTTCAGCTGAGCAATCAGAAGCGATCGAAGCACTCGATATCGATGGGGCGCAGCTCTACAAGAACCAGTGGCGATACTATCCGGGCGGCTCACTGGCGGCTCGCTCGATCGGCTTTATTGGATATGCCGACGAAGGGACTGAACTGCGTGGAAAGTACGGTTTGGAGCGCCAGTATGACGACGTCCTGTTTGAAAAGCGGCAAGTGCTGTCGGTAAATTTCTTTGCGGAGTTGTTCAGTAATTTGGGTGAGCTTGTATACAAGAAAGACGACGTTCGAACTGGTGATGTGGTCACTACGCTTGAACCTTCAGTTGCGCGCATGCTTGATTCAATTTTGCAAGAAACAAATGATCAGTACGAAAGTGAACTAACAGGGGCGATCATCATGGATCCAAATACGGGTGAGATCATTGCTATGAATGCAGTACCTGGCTTCGATCTCAACGATCGCGGTGGGGCGACAATTGACCAGTTTCGCAATCCACTCGTGGAAGATGTGTATGAAATGGGATCGATCATCAAGCCGCTCACTATGGCTGCTGGTTTAGATTCTGGTGCAATTTTGCCATATTCCACCTACTATGATGCCGGATTCATCGAGGTTGATGACTACACGATCAGGAACTTCGATGGTCGTGGTCGCGGTACCGTGCCAATGCAAGAAATTTTGAATCAATCACTGAACACAGGTGTATCTTGGGTAGTTGGTCAAATGGGGAAGGATCGTTTTCGAGATTACTTTCTGAGCTACAAGCTCGGCAGTGAAACCGGTATTGATCTGCCAAATGAAGTGCATGGTTTGGTGGACAACTTGCAGTCTCCTCGTGATGTTGAGTATGCCACGGCATCGTTTGGACAAGGAATTGCGATGACACCGGTCGAAACAGTTCGTGCACTTGCAACACTTGGTAATGGCGGGAAGTTAGTGACCCCTCATCTGGTGAAGCGTATTGAATATGATGACGGTGAGGTGAAGGAAGTACGATATCCGGAAGGTAAGCAAGTGCTCAAGCCAGAGACCGGTGAAGAGATCTCTCGTATGTTAAGTATTGTGGTTGATGATGCGCTTCGCAACGGAACGGTTGCGTTGCCACATCATACAATTGGCGCAAAAACCGGTACGGCACAGATCCCGGATCCAGTAAATGGAGGCTATTATGAGGACAAATTCCTACACTCATTTTTCGGTTACTTTCCAGCGTTTGAGCCAAAATTCATCATTTTCATGTATACTGTAGAACCAAAGGGGGTGCGATACGCGTCTGAGACGCTAACGACTCCATTTATGGAGATCACTAAGTTTTTGATCAATTACTACTCTATTCCGCCGGATCGCTAA
- the mraZ gene encoding division/cell wall cluster transcriptional repressor MraZ, whose product MLIGEYTHTLDPKKRLSLPSKWRKELGKKLVVTRGLDNCLFVYPLKEWEKITEKVGQLPLGQADTRSFNRFFLSGAVEVEVDSVGRILVPDFLKDFGGLDTKVVLAGIHDRIEIWDEKRWETYKRAIEKQADALAEKLGEIGVL is encoded by the coding sequence ATGTTAATCGGAGAATACACCCATACGTTGGATCCTAAGAAACGGCTGTCCTTGCCGTCTAAGTGGCGCAAGGAACTTGGGAAAAAATTGGTTGTAACCCGAGGACTCGATAACTGTCTCTTTGTATATCCGCTCAAAGAGTGGGAGAAGATCACCGAAAAGGTTGGTCAGCTCCCACTTGGTCAAGCGGACACAAGAAGTTTCAATCGATTCTTCTTATCGGGAGCAGTAGAGGTGGAGGTAGATTCAGTTGGACGTATTCTCGTGCCAGACTTCTTGAAAGATTTTGGCGGATTAGACACGAAAGTAGTCTTAGCCGGCATCCATGATCGTATCGAGATTTGGGATGAGAAACGATGGGAGACCTATAAACGCGCTATCGAAAAGCAGGCCGATGCATTGGCCGAAAAGCTTGGAGAGATTGGCGTCCTTTAG
- the gtfA gene encoding sucrose phosphorylase: MLRNQVQLITYPDSLGGTISDVERFITEYLQDAIGGVHILPFYPSSADRGFAPLTHLSVDPAFGTWEDIRRISTQYDLVVDLTVNHLSYESEYFQDYLANGDGSPYASMFLEVDAFLERHEAELDSLSGLYRPHPSLPFTTFKLWDGTTKRIWTTFTNHQVDLDVESPKTRLLMQQFIDTLVANGANLIRLDAVGYTVKRPHTNSFLIPETYDFIEWLRSVTPSRVDLLAEIHHDPQKQMELLASNSVEWVYDFSLPLLVLHALQVGNCTYVRNWISIRPSTQITTLDTHDGIGVIDVQGLLPQSDIDATVSRIEHNGANAMMRANGLSADNLDIYQINTTYYSALGEDDDAYITARAIQFFIPGIPQVYYVGLLAGSNDHAAFAKTNHGRDVNRHNYTHDEIKEVIQRPVVQRLLRLMRLRSNHPAFQGDFTLKSGTEEHVLALRWEHEDVYCEATIDVQQKTVHVELVHPHTKQVEVEQY; encoded by the coding sequence ATGCTGCGCAATCAGGTACAACTCATAACTTACCCTGATAGTCTTGGTGGAACGATCAGCGACGTGGAGCGATTTATTACCGAATATCTTCAAGATGCTATTGGTGGAGTACATATACTCCCATTTTATCCGTCGTCAGCTGATCGTGGGTTTGCACCACTGACACACCTCTCTGTCGATCCTGCGTTTGGTACTTGGGAGGATATCAGACGTATTTCTACGCAGTATGATCTGGTTGTTGATCTGACGGTAAATCATCTCTCGTATGAATCGGAGTACTTCCAAGACTATTTAGCAAATGGTGACGGGTCTCCATATGCAAGCATGTTTCTTGAGGTTGATGCCTTTTTGGAGCGACACGAAGCAGAGCTCGATTCGCTCTCGGGCCTCTATCGTCCACACCCCTCTTTACCATTCACCACATTCAAACTTTGGGATGGTACGACTAAACGTATCTGGACAACATTCACTAATCACCAGGTCGATCTAGATGTGGAATCACCAAAGACGCGACTTCTTATGCAGCAGTTCATCGATACATTAGTTGCTAATGGTGCCAATCTCATTCGGCTGGATGCGGTAGGGTACACAGTAAAGAGACCGCATACCAATAGTTTTTTAATACCTGAGACGTATGATTTCATAGAATGGCTACGAAGTGTTACTCCGTCGCGGGTTGATCTCCTTGCCGAAATTCATCACGACCCACAAAAACAAATGGAATTGCTTGCAAGCAACTCAGTTGAGTGGGTCTACGATTTTTCGCTACCACTTTTAGTACTACATGCACTTCAGGTAGGTAATTGCACGTATGTGCGAAATTGGATATCGATTCGCCCGAGTACTCAGATCACTACGCTTGATACGCATGATGGGATCGGGGTGATCGATGTGCAAGGGCTGTTGCCGCAATCAGATATCGACGCCACTGTGTCCCGGATCGAGCACAATGGTGCTAATGCCATGATGCGTGCTAATGGACTTTCTGCTGATAATCTTGATATCTATCAGATCAATACAACATATTATTCTGCACTCGGTGAAGATGATGATGCGTATATCACAGCCAGGGCAATTCAATTTTTTATTCCAGGTATTCCGCAGGTGTACTACGTGGGTTTGTTGGCTGGGTCAAATGATCATGCAGCCTTCGCGAAAACCAATCACGGTCGAGATGTTAATCGACATAATTATACGCACGATGAGATAAAAGAAGTGATACAACGACCGGTGGTTCAAAGATTGTTGCGTTTAATGCGCTTGCGTAGCAACCACCCAGCTTTTCAGGGTGATTTCACGCTCAAATCTGGCACAGAAGAGCATGTGCTTGCGTTGCGCTGGGAACATGAAGACGTCTATTGTGAAGCTACGATCGATGTACAGCAAAAAACAGTGCATGTCGAGCTAGTGCACCCGCATACAAAACAAGTTGAGGTCGAACAATACTAA
- the pyk gene encoding pyruvate kinase, with amino-acid sequence MNTYLQTKTKIVGTLGPNSSSIETISKMLENGLSVARINMSHGDHETHAKTIRTARQAAKKVGRPLAILQDLAGPKIRIGDFETEEVTLLPGKELILTTQKCVGTVDRVHVNYKKLPQEVKEDTILFLNDGKQKLRVKKVTKTEIHTVICIGGTIRGRRGVNVPDGNLSVSSLTAKDVKDLKFGLSQDVDFITLSFVRTADDIIRLRKLIGNTKDVAIVAKIETKSAIDNLEAIVDAADAIMVARGDLAIETPLEKVPLLQKRIIKIANYAGKPVITATQMLDSMRIATTPTRAEVADIANAILDGTDAIMLSDETAVGNHPERAVEVMLQVAHEIEQDAFFIDHQKDWSFATLTICDAVTRSIARSVKPTQAKVIAALSESGHTARMIARHRPHAPILVLTPKQSTFNKMLLVYGCEPVIIKNVKGMTSARKVARRIIASRGLAKVGETFILGAGIPFGKSGSTNTMLIEHL; translated from the coding sequence ATGAACACATACTTACAAACCAAGACCAAGATCGTAGGAACACTTGGCCCAAATTCTTCTAGTATCGAGACTATCAGCAAGATGCTCGAAAATGGCCTTTCGGTCGCTCGCATCAACATGAGTCATGGTGATCACGAGACACACGCTAAGACGATCCGAACCGCCAGACAAGCCGCCAAGAAGGTTGGACGACCACTCGCGATCCTACAAGATCTCGCTGGGCCAAAGATCCGCATCGGTGATTTTGAAACTGAAGAAGTCACCCTCCTTCCTGGCAAGGAGCTCATTCTCACCACGCAAAAGTGTGTAGGAACGGTCGACAGAGTGCATGTGAACTACAAAAAACTTCCCCAAGAGGTCAAAGAAGACACGATCCTTTTCCTCAATGACGGTAAACAAAAACTACGCGTAAAGAAGGTCACCAAGACCGAGATCCACACGGTGATCTGTATTGGAGGCACTATTCGTGGGCGACGAGGAGTGAATGTACCTGATGGCAATCTATCCGTCTCTTCTCTAACCGCCAAAGATGTAAAGGACCTTAAATTCGGACTTTCTCAGGACGTCGACTTTATCACCCTTTCTTTTGTTCGCACCGCTGACGATATCATTCGCCTCCGTAAGCTGATCGGTAACACAAAGGATGTGGCCATCGTTGCCAAGATCGAGACAAAATCAGCGATCGACAACCTCGAAGCGATCGTCGACGCTGCTGATGCGATCATGGTCGCACGTGGTGACCTAGCCATCGAAACACCACTTGAAAAAGTACCGCTTCTCCAGAAGCGCATCATCAAGATCGCCAACTACGCCGGCAAGCCAGTTATTACCGCTACACAGATGCTCGACTCAATGCGTATTGCAACCACTCCAACTCGAGCTGAGGTGGCCGATATTGCAAATGCAATACTTGATGGAACTGACGCGATCATGCTCTCTGATGAAACTGCAGTGGGTAACCATCCTGAGCGTGCAGTAGAAGTGATGTTACAGGTTGCCCATGAGATCGAGCAAGACGCCTTTTTCATCGATCACCAGAAAGACTGGTCATTTGCAACCCTTACCATCTGCGACGCAGTGACTCGCTCGATCGCACGAAGTGTAAAACCAACCCAAGCAAAAGTGATCGCAGCCCTCAGTGAAAGCGGCCACACGGCACGGATGATCGCTCGTCACCGTCCGCATGCACCGATCTTGGTACTCACACCAAAACAAAGCACTTTTAACAAAATGCTCTTGGTCTATGGCTGTGAACCAGTCATCATCAAAAACGTTAAGGGTATGACCAGCGCACGCAAGGTGGCTCGCCGGATCATCGCATCACGTGGCTTGGCCAAAGTTGGCGAGACATTCATCCTCGGAGCTGGTATTCCATTTGGTAAATCTGGCTCCACCAACACCATGCTCATTGAGCATCTGTAG
- a CDS encoding UDP-N-acetylmuramoyl-tripeptide--D-alanyl-D-alanine ligase has translation MKGVFKSIVVRILTAEAAMLLRRHKPTVVAVTGSVGKTSTKDAIYAAIKNDVYARKSQKSFNSEIGVPLTVLGLPNAWSNPFLWLRNIIDGFYTAAFTRKYPDVLVLETGIDRPGDMEKLTQWLKPDIVVLTRLPAVPVHVEYFASPDAIVAEKMRLVSALREGGKLIYNNDDTTIQANLTDVRQQRIGFGRYLETNFTARGDRVVYKDDVPVGVEFSVEYESQKHKVFVPDTVGTQHVYSCSAAVAVAVELGVSIERAVTALQSIEAPKGRMRIISGIKGTTLIDDTYNSSPIATEHALQALGELKHAKRKIAVLGDMLELGKYSTSEHKRIGEMVPEVADILFTVGVRARQIAEGALAAGLSDKTVFQYDDVMRAGRELQNFLEPGDVVLVKASQGIRAERIVEEVMAEPERASKLLVRQEDMWRNIA, from the coding sequence ATGAAAGGAGTCTTTAAATCAATCGTTGTCCGAATACTGACCGCTGAAGCAGCGATGTTACTACGTCGTCACAAGCCAACGGTGGTGGCGGTGACTGGCAGTGTTGGCAAAACCTCGACCAAGGACGCTATCTATGCCGCCATCAAGAACGATGTGTATGCACGAAAGAGTCAAAAGAGCTTTAATTCTGAGATCGGGGTGCCGTTGACGGTGCTTGGTCTACCGAACGCGTGGAGCAATCCTTTTTTGTGGCTTCGAAATATCATTGATGGTTTTTATACCGCAGCATTCACAAGAAAGTACCCTGATGTACTAGTGCTTGAGACTGGGATCGACCGACCGGGTGACATGGAAAAGCTCACGCAGTGGCTGAAGCCCGACATTGTTGTGTTGACCAGGTTGCCAGCAGTTCCGGTCCATGTCGAGTACTTTGCATCGCCAGATGCGATCGTGGCTGAGAAAATGCGTTTGGTTTCGGCGCTTCGTGAAGGTGGTAAGTTGATCTATAACAATGACGATACGACCATTCAGGCCAATCTCACTGACGTGCGACAGCAACGGATCGGTTTTGGTCGGTATCTCGAAACGAATTTCACTGCACGTGGCGATAGGGTGGTATACAAGGATGATGTGCCGGTTGGGGTTGAATTTTCAGTTGAATATGAGAGTCAAAAGCATAAAGTGTTCGTGCCCGATACGGTAGGTACACAGCATGTGTACTCTTGTAGTGCGGCAGTAGCAGTAGCAGTAGAGCTCGGAGTGTCAATAGAGCGGGCTGTTACAGCATTACAATCTATTGAGGCGCCAAAGGGTCGCATGCGGATCATCTCTGGTATCAAAGGGACAACACTGATCGATGACACATACAACTCTTCACCGATCGCGACTGAGCATGCACTCCAGGCTCTCGGTGAGCTTAAGCACGCCAAACGGAAGATCGCTGTGCTTGGTGACATGCTCGAGCTTGGAAAGTATTCGACCAGTGAACATAAGCGAATCGGCGAAATGGTGCCAGAAGTTGCAGACATCCTCTTTACAGTTGGTGTACGTGCACGGCAGATCGCAGAAGGAGCCTTGGCAGCTGGACTGTCTGATAAGACAGTGTTTCAATACGATGATGTCATGCGCGCAGGCAGGGAACTCCAAAATTTTCTCGAGCCGGGAGATGTAGTACTCGTTAAGGCCTCACAAGGTATTCGAGCAGAGCGGATCGTGGAAGAGGTTATGGCAGAGCCAGAGCGAGCCTCTAAGCTTCTAGTCAGACAAGAGGATATGTGGCGGAATATTGCTTAA
- the rsmH gene encoding 16S rRNA (cytosine(1402)-N(4))-methyltransferase RsmH — translation MTHKTVLLHEAVEALALTPQSIVVDATFGGGGHAREIAQKLEEQGCYIGIDADKTAFDRSKLDGTAPQVHLVHDNFGNITNILRSLHIERVDGILADLGWRMEQFADGNKGFSFLHDGPLHMTFGDPDQYAFTAEDIVNDWEEHVIADILYGYSQERFARRIAKAIVEQRHYSRITSTKQLVEIVEGALPKAARRGKIHPATRTFQALRIAVNEELTVLEQFIKDGFTALKPGGKMAIITFHSIEDRVVKHSFRELKDSGLAVLTPKKPIVPSEEELKENPRARSAKLRVITKNVEQSA, via the coding sequence ATGACGCACAAAACCGTCTTACTGCATGAAGCAGTGGAGGCACTTGCGCTGACACCGCAAAGTATCGTTGTGGATGCTACGTTCGGCGGCGGCGGACATGCCAGGGAAATAGCACAGAAGTTAGAGGAACAAGGTTGTTACATCGGAATCGATGCAGATAAAACTGCGTTCGACCGATCGAAGTTAGATGGCACCGCTCCACAGGTACATCTGGTTCATGACAATTTTGGCAACATTACGAACATTCTTCGTTCTTTACATATCGAAAGAGTAGATGGCATCTTGGCTGATTTGGGATGGCGGATGGAACAGTTTGCTGATGGTAACAAGGGATTTTCTTTTCTCCACGATGGACCCTTGCACATGACCTTCGGTGATCCAGACCAATACGCATTTACAGCTGAGGATATCGTTAATGACTGGGAAGAGCACGTTATTGCGGACATTCTGTACGGATATTCGCAGGAACGGTTCGCGAGGCGCATTGCGAAAGCAATAGTCGAGCAGCGGCACTATTCACGGATCACTTCGACCAAGCAATTGGTGGAGATCGTGGAAGGCGCGCTGCCGAAGGCAGCGCGCCGCGGCAAGATCCACCCAGCCACCCGCACCTTCCAGGCGCTTCGTATAGCGGTAAATGAAGAACTGACTGTACTTGAACAGTTCATCAAAGACGGATTTACGGCACTGAAACCAGGCGGGAAGATGGCAATCATCACCTTTCACAGTATTGAGGATCGAGTGGTAAAGCACTCGTTTCGGGAGCTTAAAGACTCCGGATTAGCCGTCCTCACCCCAAAGAAACCGATCGTTCCAAGCGAGGAGGAACTCAAAGAAAACCCGCGCGCCCGCAGTGCAAAATTGCGAGTTATTACCAAAAACGTAGAGCAAAGTGCATAG
- a CDS encoding carboxymuconolactone decarboxylase family protein: MPEPIVKRVAESELSGDARKLYEQFTSHDKPVPKWMQVMANCDDILVGFFAMFKATMDDAPLPSLLKWKVANAVSKLNKCEFCIDVANAQLRQFGLDDAAIEAVEEQADEREKVAIEFARAVTEKAYEIDPSITAKAKETFTDEELVELTAVIGLFNYINRFNDALGVMPG; the protein is encoded by the coding sequence ATGCCAGAACCAATTGTAAAACGAGTAGCAGAAAGTGAGCTCTCAGGAGATGCTCGCAAGCTGTATGAACAATTTACTAGTCATGACAAGCCGGTCCCAAAGTGGATGCAGGTGATGGCCAACTGTGATGATATCTTGGTTGGTTTCTTTGCTATGTTCAAGGCAACAATGGACGATGCGCCGTTGCCGAGCCTGCTTAAGTGGAAGGTGGCCAATGCTGTTTCGAAGCTCAATAAGTGCGAATTCTGTATCGATGTTGCAAATGCACAGCTGCGCCAGTTTGGACTCGACGACGCTGCGATCGAAGCGGTCGAGGAGCAGGCTGACGAGCGAGAAAAGGTAGCGATCGAATTTGCGCGCGCGGTGACCGAGAAAGCGTACGAGATCGATCCGTCAATTACTGCCAAGGCCAAGGAAACCTTCACTGACGAGGAGCTCGTTGAGCTGACTGCCGTGATCGGACTATTCAATTACATCAATCGTTTCAATGACGCGCTTGGTGTGATGCCGGGGTAG
- a CDS encoding FAD-binding oxidoreductase, with the protein MPRSSVATKTRGGSKRTVVKKAVAKKAVRKTTRKTTKKTSVKVTSATITNAAKKIKLTGTIKRNPLGHLLIEKELREAGFRGGISTNKKLLEAYSTDESIFSIRPQVVIQPKNRRDVEIAAAVVAKETKRFDSLSLTPRAAGTGLGGGSLTDSVVIDVCAHLRQIGDVTEKKGKITFTCEPGAMWRDVEKKLKEHDAYLPPYPASKDICSVGGSVANNAAGPDSLRHGHCADWVESMDVVLSDGHTYTIKPMTYREFKMLLKQEHEYARIVNAVFELISKNEKEIKNNKPETAKNSAGYPLWSVMPQGVAKFKKGEGTFDLTRLISGSQGTIGIITHITMRAIPIPKNTTLIAVSIFDLEDAARSITAALKYDPINVEIFDALTFNLALQNPSFFKDRVKGADYYKVMFSMYATYHVRYRRQVPEFTVLITLDENTTQAYDPADIAKKIAGQKVKARVVNNPIEAEMFWQIRRASYTLSKFQDTSKRPAAFLEDMTVPPENLSKFFVQVKALLKEFNVTAAVHGHGGNGHFHFYPLLDFTNKTTPALVEKMAEKFFSAAVKFHGNICGEHNDGIIRTPHLSKMFSRKMLDIFEQTEAIFDPDDIFNPGKKVNPRFDVKETMRTQN; encoded by the coding sequence ATGCCACGTTCTTCTGTTGCAACGAAAACGCGGGGAGGTTCAAAGCGCACTGTCGTTAAAAAGGCAGTGGCTAAAAAAGCTGTCCGCAAAACTACTCGCAAGACCACAAAGAAAACGAGTGTTAAAGTCACTTCTGCGACTATTACTAACGCCGCAAAAAAGATCAAGCTGACCGGTACGATCAAGCGCAACCCCCTCGGTCACCTACTCATCGAGAAAGAACTCCGCGAAGCAGGCTTCCGCGGCGGCATCTCGACTAATAAAAAGCTGCTTGAAGCGTACAGTACTGACGAAAGTATTTTCAGCATTCGCCCCCAGGTAGTGATCCAGCCGAAAAACCGACGCGATGTGGAGATCGCAGCTGCTGTAGTCGCAAAAGAAACCAAGCGTTTTGATTCCCTTTCCCTTACTCCACGTGCCGCTGGTACCGGACTTGGTGGCGGTTCACTGACCGACTCAGTTGTGATCGATGTCTGTGCGCACCTGCGGCAGATCGGCGACGTAACCGAAAAGAAAGGCAAGATAACGTTCACCTGCGAACCAGGCGCGATGTGGCGCGATGTGGAGAAGAAACTCAAAGAACACGATGCGTACCTACCGCCATACCCCGCCTCGAAGGATATTTGTAGTGTCGGTGGTTCGGTGGCCAACAACGCCGCTGGTCCAGATTCACTACGCCACGGTCACTGTGCTGACTGGGTCGAGTCGATGGATGTGGTCCTCAGCGATGGACACACCTACACGATCAAGCCGATGACCTATCGCGAGTTCAAGATGCTTCTCAAGCAAGAACATGAGTACGCACGCATTGTGAATGCCGTGTTTGAACTCATCAGCAAGAATGAAAAAGAGATCAAGAATAATAAGCCAGAAACAGCGAAGAATAGTGCTGGCTATCCCCTATGGAGCGTCATGCCGCAAGGTGTTGCGAAGTTCAAAAAGGGCGAAGGGACTTTTGATCTCACTCGTCTCATTTCTGGCAGCCAAGGGACGATCGGTATCATTACTCACATCACTATGCGTGCAATTCCGATCCCAAAGAACACGACTCTCATTGCAGTTTCGATCTTTGACCTTGAGGATGCCGCTCGCAGCATTACCGCTGCACTTAAGTATGATCCGATCAATGTTGAGATATTCGACGCCCTCACTTTTAATCTCGCTTTACAGAACCCAAGCTTCTTTAAAGACCGCGTAAAGGGTGCAGATTACTACAAGGTGATGTTTTCAATGTATGCGACATACCACGTACGTTATCGTCGCCAAGTGCCAGAATTCACCGTGCTCATTACCCTCGACGAGAACACTACCCAAGCTTACGACCCAGCAGACATCGCCAAGAAGATCGCTGGTCAGAAAGTAAAGGCACGCGTGGTAAACAACCCGATCGAAGCTGAGATGTTCTGGCAGATCCGCCGCGCAAGTTACACTCTTTCAAAGTTCCAAGACACGAGCAAACGACCAGCTGCATTCCTCGAGGACATGACTGTCCCACCGGAGAACCTTTCGAAGTTCTTTGTGCAGGTTAAAGCGCTCCTCAAGGAATTCAATGTCACCGCAGCAGTACATGGTCATGGTGGCAACGGACACTTCCACTTCTATCCGCTCCTTGATTTCACCAACAAGACTACCCCTGCCCTCGTCGAGAAAATGGCTGAGAAGTTCTTCTCAGCAGCAGTGAAGTTCCATGGCAACATTTGTGGTGAACACAACGACGGCATCATTCGTACCCCACACCTTTCAAAGATGTTCTCAAGAAAGATGCTCGACATCTTTGAACAGACCGAGGCGATCTTTGATCCAGACGACATCTTCAATCCTGGCAAGAAAGTGAATCCGCGCTTTGATGTAAAGGAGACCATGCGGACACAGAACTAA